CACAAAGCCAATGTACCGGTTATGGCGAAGCCACCAGAAATCGGCATTAAGGTATTGTTGTACATTTGGCCTATGAGGGTGCCTATGGACAAAGACATAATGGATGACACTGAGCCAATGACAGCGGAAGCAATACCAGCAACGTGTCCCATCGGTTCCATTGCCAGCGCATTGACGTTACCAAATAACAAGCCAAAGCAGAAGAAAAAGATTGCCGCATAAATCATGAACATCCATAAACTGATTGCCACAAAGGCGTGCAAGAAAAAGAACGCAAGCGATGCAATCACGACGACGAAAATAGCACGGAAGGCGATGAATTTAGCGCCGTGTTTTTCAACAATACGTGAGTTAATTAAAGAGGCTACGCCTAGTACCAAGGCTAATAAGCCAAAGTAAAAAGCAAATAAATTCCCCGTGTTAAATTGCACCTGAAATATTTGTTGTGATGAGTTTAAGTAACCAATAAAACTACCGAAAAATAATCCCATGCAAATGGTGTAGCTCGCCGTAATGCGATTCGTCACGACTTCTTTGAAGCCTTCGTAAAAGCCTTTTTTGGTAAAAGGAATACGATTAGATTTTGGGAGTGTCTCTTTTAAACGAAAAGCAATCCATACAATAAGACAGGCCGCGTAGACAAGGTACAGTTCAAAGATACTGCGCCAGTCAGCAACAAGCATGATGGCTTGACCCAGTGTCGGAGCAATGGCTGGAACAAGAACAAAAATCATCATCACTAATGACATAATGCGTGCCATTTGAGCACCGTGATACAAGTCTCTTACCAGTGATATTGCTGAAATATAAGGCCCTGCAACGCCTAAGCCTTGAATGAAGCGCCCGAACATTAAAACGTCTAAGCTGTCAGCTTGATAACAAATTACGGTGCCCACTAGGTATAAAGCAAAACCGGCAAACAGAATAGGGCGACGACCTAATGCATCAGACAAGGGTCCGCATATTAGTTGACCAAGCGCCAATCCTAAGAACAACATGCTAATGAGTAATTGAGGCTGGTTTGCTGTAACGGCTCCCAGCTCTTTGCCGATAATTCCTAGCGCAGGCAGTAAAGCATCAATGGAAATCGCGGTAATGGACATTAGTAGAGCGACTAGGACCGTGAACTCTTTTGACTCCATGCCGGACGCAGAGGTGTTGTTGTGAGCATTTTCCATAATATTTTCCAAAGAAAACAAGTTGTTTTATAGGATGACGAATCATTCGGATCCCAATAATGACTGAATATTATACTGGGGCTTTATTAAAGTAAGTTTGTGTTTATGTGCACATAATAAGGAAGTGGTTGCTTGATGTTTCGTTAATTTGCATCAATACTCAGCAATACTCATCTGTTTTTTTTCATTGAGATGTTATTAAAATGCGATGAGTTTTTATTATCATAGAGTGATGGATTTATCATTTATAGAGGGATTAACTATGAATAAAGCAAGCAAGTTATTATCACTTTCTTCGATATCTGCAGCGGTACTGGTTGGTACCTTTGCCGCAATGCCACAGACAGCATTGGCGTGTGGTCAAGATGCTTATTTAGGGCAGATTTGTGTTATAGCGGGCTCATATTGCCCACAAAATACTGCAGAGCCTGTAGGGCAGACCGTCGCAATCAATGATAACGCTGCATTATTCTCATTGATTGGTTGTACTTATGGCGGCAATTGTAGAAGTACAATGCAGTACCCAGATCTTCGCGGCCGAGCACCTGTAGGTTGGGGGCAAGCGCCAGGTCTTAGCGGGCATCCAATAGGGGAGCGTTATGGAAATGAGGCGATTGTGCAGAGAGTCGAGCAAATGCCAAGTCATAACCATGCAGCGACATTTACGCCCAGTGGTGGTGCAACTGGCGGAGGCACGGCATCTGGAACAGTCAGCTTGCCGGTGACTGGGTCGGCAAAAATTGCGACATCCTCTTCTGCAGCAGGTTCAATAGCGCCATCTGATCATGCTGTATTGGGTAAGGCTGCACAAGGGCTTTCTGGCGTCACGCTTTACAGTCCAGCTGGCACAACAGCGGATCTTAATATAGGGCCAGCTGGTGCCGTCACTGGTACAGCTTCAGGTACTATTAGCCTTCCTGTTACGGGTGGTGGAAGTAGTGGTGGTACTGTGGATGTAGGTAGCACAGGCGGTGGGAAAGCGATGGCAATTGAGGGGCCTCGTATTGCCATGCGTTATTGTATGGTGACTGATGGATTGTATCCACCACGCCCCTAATTATTTGCTTTTGAAGTGGGGTTGATCTTAGATTTCAGTCATAACCCCACTTTATCTTCTCTTTTGCAAAGGCCATTTCTAATCCGTTGATTGTTTGAGATAAATTTCATTGTATCTGTTGTATTTGTGAGGGAATTATTTTAGATATCGTTTTAACAACATTACACAAAAAAACAGGGTGTTTTGAGGAGGCACGTTATTTCGTCTATTCTTTTTGTATGAAGTTAGTCTAAAATAAGGACGATTGATAAAATGCATAAAAAACATTTCGAAAATATTTGATGTTTTAACATTGATGTTAGGAGTTGTAATATGGATCTGTTGCTTCAAAAACTAGTATACGAAAGCGTTTTTTATAGCTCCTTTGTTAAATTATTCAAAATAAAGCCATTTGAAAAAGATGCTTTACGTTTTTTATCTCCCCAATTTAAGTTTAGCTCGTTAATTTTCTTTATTCCCCTTACAAGGAGTGTGTATGTCTTCTCGCCTATTATTTAGTCGAACTGCGTTGGCTGTGTTTGTTTCCGTTGCTGTGGCGGGTTGTTCGGTCACTCCCAAACAATTAACGAATCAAGATGTAATGGCCAATGCGGCTGAAAATGTAGACGTTTTAATGAAAGATACGGCTCCAATTACAGGGGCAATTGATTTAAACGAAGCTTTTGCTCGTACCATTAAATACAACCGCGATGCACGTCTGAAAGCCTTTGAAGCGGTTGTTTCTCAAGGTCAATTGGCGGTTGATAAATTTGATATGCTACCTAAGTTGGCCGCGCAAGCGGGTTATAACTACCGTAATAATTATGCAGCATCGGCTTCGGTGACTTTTTCGGGTGACGAGCCTGCCAGTATTGGCGATAACCCAAGTTATTCGGTGTCATCTGACAAAACCACGCTTAATGCCAGTATTGGCGCCACTTGGGATATTCTTGATTTTGGCTTGTCCTATTATCGAGCTAAGCAACAGGCCAACCGTTTTTTGATCTCTAAAGAGCGTGAGCGTAAGGTGGTACACACCATCATGGAGCAATCCCGTAGCGCTTATTATCGCGCCGTTTCAGCAGAGCGGTTGCTGTCTAAAATTAATCCTCTTATTGCAAAAGCACGTATCGCCTTAGCGGATTCCTCGCGTATTGAAAAGCTGCGAGCTCAGTCCCCTATGGAAGCGTTAACCTACCAACGGGCTTTGTTAGAATCCTTGCGTACCTTGCAAGATATTCGTAAGAGCTTAATGCCAGCCAAAGCAGAGTTAGCCACACTGATGGGGCTGAACCCTTCTACAGAGTTTGAATTAGCGGATGTGAATAAGCCAGATTTCACTATGCCTCATTTGAATGTTGATATCGCAGCGATGGAACGTACCGCATTAGTGCGTCGTCCCGAATTGCGTGAAGCCCAATACCAAGAGCGTATTACGCAAGAAGAAGTGCATTCTGCTTTTCTTTCTCTTTTCCCAAGCTTGAGCTTGAGTGCTGGGTTGAATTACAACGACTCAGAGTATTTGCGCTATAACGATTGGACCTCTGCTGGTTTAGGGGTGAATTGGAATCTAATGAATGTCTTCCGTTACGGTAAGATTAAGCAATTAAATAATTTAAAAATCGCGGCCAGTAAACAACAAGCCTTGGCCACTTCAATGGCGGTCATTTCTCAGGTCCATATTGCCGATATTCAGTTTAAAGAATCCAACGATTCTTATCAGCTAGCGACACAGTATTTTGATGTGGCGAAACGCATTAAAACTCAGGTGGACTCCAGCCGAGCGGCACAAAGCATTGGCGATCTTACGGTTATTCGGGAAGACCTTAATGCTGTGTTAGCAGAATTACGTCGTGATGTGGCTTATGCTGATTTGCAAAATGACTTTGGCAAGATATTAGTGTCAATGGGTTTAGATCCACTACCAGAAGGTTTTGGTGGCATGAACCTAGAGCAGTTATCTAATGCCTTTAATACCTTGCAGACGAAATGGCAACAAGGTGATGTCGACGTGGTGAGTGAAGAAGCAATGCAAGCGGCCGTTGCGGCTCAGAATACGACTAAGACAGAAGATTAGTGAGTATGAAGCGGTTAAGCGTTTTTGTGCTTATTGCTTTATTTGCTGGCAATGGATTTGCTCAGGAGCGTGCTAGGGGGATTTTAGTCGCGGCAGATAAAGCAACCTTGTCCAGTGAATTGGCGGCTCGTGTCGTCGCATTACCCAAAAAAATGGGCGAGACGTTTAAACAAGGAGATTCTCTTATTCAGTTGGATTGTCGATTGTTTGAAGCTCAATTAGATAAGGTGGATGCGGAAACAAAAGTAGCGCGAATGAAGTTGGATAACACCAAACAACTTAACCAGTTGAATTCCATTGGTACTTTAGAGGTTGTTATTGCGGAAGCCGAATTACAAAAAGTGGAAGCAGAGCGCAGTATGGCGCGGTTCAATGTGGAGCGTTGCGATATTAAAGCGCCGTTTGATGGTGCGGTTGAACAGCTCGATATTCATCGATTTGAAGTGGTGCAGCAACAGCAAGCCCTAATGAAAGTGGTGAGTCGCGGTCGCTTAGAAGCTGACATTATTGTGCCAGCGCAATGGATGGCGTGGCTCACTAAGAATAAAGTGATTCGTTTACAAGTAGAAGAAACTAAGCAAACTTTACAAGCGGTGGTCAGTGTTATTGGCCCTAGTGTTGACCCAACCAGTCAAACATTGCAAATACGAGCTACTATAAAGAATGTACCGGCAAAAGTGTTGCCCGGCATGAGTGTGGTAGCTGAGTTCCAATAAAAACGGATTTAATGAGTTTTTAATAACAAATAACAAAGGTTTATTAAAAACTCCATTTTTACAGGTGGTGATTATGAAAAAGTATCTGTCCAATCATTCTGCACATAAAAAATACGCGCGCAAACCTCTTATTACAGCCCTAGAGCCGCGTTTGTTATTGGATGGTGCAGCCGTCGCCACTGCAGTAGATGTGCTGACGGATTCTCAGCTTCATAACGATGCCTCCCAAATAGACACTAATCAGCATGATACCGATGCCTCTTTGGTGATTGCGCCAACGGAAGTGCGAGCCGTTGATCCAAGTTTAAATAACGGCAAAAAAGAAGTCGTTTTTATCGAGACCAACGTCACGGATTATCAAACCTTGGTTGATGGCATTGGTGCGGGCATTGAAGTGGTATTGCTGGACGCCTCCCAAGATGGTTTAGCGCAGATGTCGTTATGGGCCGAAAGCCATAGTGATTATGATGCCATTCATGTTATTTCTCATGGTTCAGAAGGCCAGATCAACTTAGGTGGCTTTAGCCTAGATATAACAACCGCCAGTACACGTTCTTCAGACCTTACACAACTGGGTAATGCTCTCAATGAAGAGGGGGACTTATTGCTTTATGGTTGCTCTGTTGCCAGTGGCGAAGGGCAAGACTTTGTTGCCGCTCTGGCTCAAGCCACCCAAGCAGATGTAGCGGCGTCAGATGATTTGACTGGCTCGGCTGTGCTTGGTGGTGATTGGGACCTTGAATTCAAATCAGGCACAATTGAGTCTTTTTCTTTGAGTGTTGAAGAATTTAATCAAGTATTGTCAACCATTACATTTGATACAGTCACTCAAAATGGCAATTTCGCAGTAAATGTTAATGAACAAAGCATTGTGATTGCAGTTACAACTGAGGGTGCGACAAATCTATTTGAACAAGCGAACGCTTCTATAGGTGGTGCGAGTGGTAATCTTATAGGTGATACTAACGCATATGGCTTAACTAAGGTTATTTTTACCTTTGATACAACGGTTGATATCACTTCAATTCAATATATTGAAACTAATAACTTTTCTTCTGGTA
The Marinomonas maritima DNA segment above includes these coding regions:
- a CDS encoding multidrug effflux MFS transporter; this translates as MENAHNNTSASGMESKEFTVLVALLMSITAISIDALLPALGIIGKELGAVTANQPQLLISMLFLGLALGQLICGPLSDALGRRPILFAGFALYLVGTVICYQADSLDVLMFGRFIQGLGVAGPYISAISLVRDLYHGAQMARIMSLVMMIFVLVPAIAPTLGQAIMLVADWRSIFELYLVYAACLIVWIAFRLKETLPKSNRIPFTKKGFYEGFKEVVTNRITASYTICMGLFFGSFIGYLNSSQQIFQVQFNTGNLFAFYFGLLALVLGVASLINSRIVEKHGAKFIAFRAIFVVVIASLAFFFLHAFVAISLWMFMIYAAIFFFCFGLLFGNVNALAMEPMGHVAGIASAVIGSVSSIMSLSIGTLIGQMYNNTLMPISGGFAITGTLALCIIYWAEKGRVEENVSAEGSAV
- a CDS encoding phage tail protein, with amino-acid sequence MNKASKLLSLSSISAAVLVGTFAAMPQTALACGQDAYLGQICVIAGSYCPQNTAEPVGQTVAINDNAALFSLIGCTYGGNCRSTMQYPDLRGRAPVGWGQAPGLSGHPIGERYGNEAIVQRVEQMPSHNHAATFTPSGGATGGGTASGTVSLPVTGSAKIATSSSAAGSIAPSDHAVLGKAAQGLSGVTLYSPAGTTADLNIGPAGAVTGTASGTISLPVTGGGSSGGTVDVGSTGGGKAMAIEGPRIAMRYCMVTDGLYPPRP
- a CDS encoding TolC family protein, whose translation is MSSRLLFSRTALAVFVSVAVAGCSVTPKQLTNQDVMANAAENVDVLMKDTAPITGAIDLNEAFARTIKYNRDARLKAFEAVVSQGQLAVDKFDMLPKLAAQAGYNYRNNYAASASVTFSGDEPASIGDNPSYSVSSDKTTLNASIGATWDILDFGLSYYRAKQQANRFLISKERERKVVHTIMEQSRSAYYRAVSAERLLSKINPLIAKARIALADSSRIEKLRAQSPMEALTYQRALLESLRTLQDIRKSLMPAKAELATLMGLNPSTEFELADVNKPDFTMPHLNVDIAAMERTALVRRPELREAQYQERITQEEVHSAFLSLFPSLSLSAGLNYNDSEYLRYNDWTSAGLGVNWNLMNVFRYGKIKQLNNLKIAASKQQALATSMAVISQVHIADIQFKESNDSYQLATQYFDVAKRIKTQVDSSRAAQSIGDLTVIREDLNAVLAELRRDVAYADLQNDFGKILVSMGLDPLPEGFGGMNLEQLSNAFNTLQTKWQQGDVDVVSEEAMQAAVAAQNTTKTED
- a CDS encoding efflux RND transporter periplasmic adaptor subunit, whose protein sequence is MKRLSVFVLIALFAGNGFAQERARGILVAADKATLSSELAARVVALPKKMGETFKQGDSLIQLDCRLFEAQLDKVDAETKVARMKLDNTKQLNQLNSIGTLEVVIAEAELQKVEAERSMARFNVERCDIKAPFDGAVEQLDIHRFEVVQQQQALMKVVSRGRLEADIIVPAQWMAWLTKNKVIRLQVEETKQTLQAVVSVIGPSVDPTSQTLQIRATIKNVPAKVLPGMSVVAEFQ